One genomic window of Devosia salina includes the following:
- a CDS encoding thioredoxin family protein encodes MTLSFDGAPAAAPVPADLVRDGSDAGFKADVIDASLEVPVLVDFWAPWCGPCRQLGPAIEKVVREKAGKIKLVKINIDEHPHIAGQLGVQSIPAVFAFAGGRPVDGFMGAMPEGEVRRFADKLISGAPAGQPQADSLEAQIADALKAAEAATAAGELGQAAQIYGMILQHVPDNAEALVGLAGIYVSAGEIEQAKATLDLVPEDKRQGDAYLAHMHAIRLKEEAAGLSEAATLEAAIAANPDDHQARLDLAVVLNAEGKRIEAAEALVASFKRDRAWNEEAARKKLLEFFEAWGPKDPATLKGRRLLSAVLFS; translated from the coding sequence ATGACCCTCTCCTTTGATGGCGCCCCTGCCGCCGCCCCGGTTCCCGCCGATCTCGTTCGGGACGGCAGCGATGCCGGCTTCAAGGCCGATGTCATCGATGCCTCGCTCGAGGTGCCGGTGCTGGTCGATTTCTGGGCGCCCTGGTGCGGCCCCTGCCGCCAGCTCGGCCCGGCCATCGAAAAGGTGGTCAGGGAAAAGGCCGGCAAGATCAAGCTGGTCAAGATCAATATCGACGAGCACCCGCACATTGCCGGCCAGCTCGGCGTCCAGTCCATCCCGGCCGTCTTCGCCTTTGCCGGCGGTCGCCCCGTAGATGGCTTCATGGGCGCCATGCCCGAGGGCGAAGTGCGGCGTTTTGCCGACAAGCTCATTTCCGGCGCTCCGGCGGGCCAGCCCCAGGCCGATTCGCTCGAAGCCCAGATTGCCGACGCTCTCAAGGCCGCCGAGGCGGCGACCGCCGCCGGTGAGCTGGGTCAGGCCGCGCAGATCTACGGCATGATTCTCCAGCACGTTCCCGACAATGCCGAAGCCCTGGTCGGGCTTGCCGGCATCTATGTGAGTGCCGGCGAGATCGAGCAGGCCAAGGCGACGCTCGATCTGGTGCCCGAGGACAAGCGCCAGGGCGATGCCTATCTCGCCCATATGCACGCCATCCGCCTCAAGGAGGAAGCCGCGGGCCTGTCCGAGGCGGCGACGCTGGAAGCGGCCATTGCCGCCAATCCCGACGACCACCAGGCGCGGCTCGACCTCGCCGTGGTGCTCAATGCCGAAGGCAAGCGCATCGAGGCCGCCGAAGCCCTGGTCGCCAGCTTCAAGCGCGACCGGGCCTGGAACGAAGAGGCGGCCCGCAAGAAGCTGCTCGAGTTCTTCGAGGCCTGGGGCCCCAAGGACCCGGCCACGCTCAAGGGCCGTCGCCTCCTCTCGGCGGTGCTCTTCTCGTAG
- a CDS encoding LON peptidase substrate-binding domain-containing protein, with the protein MPKRPTSPAELPKSVPVFPLSGALLLPFAHRPLNIFEPRYIEMVDAALRGDRLIGLIQPEDTSEESPKGRAPLQKVGCLGRLTHFEESGDGRYFIILEGLTRFRILHELTVMTPYRQCVISADDYAADFTRDHGEEAVDRVRFVKMMRDYAEFANFELNWEEIESTGTADLVNFCCMVSPYGAAEKQVLLEAPTLEARAETLIAMTEYEMARGGSDGAAPIN; encoded by the coding sequence ATGCCCAAGCGTCCGACCAGCCCCGCCGAGCTGCCCAAATCCGTACCGGTATTCCCGCTGAGCGGCGCGCTGCTGTTGCCCTTTGCGCATCGCCCGCTCAACATCTTCGAGCCACGCTATATCGAAATGGTCGATGCGGCCCTGCGCGGCGACCGGCTGATCGGCCTGATCCAGCCCGAAGACACCAGCGAGGAAAGCCCCAAGGGCCGGGCGCCGCTGCAGAAGGTTGGCTGTCTCGGGCGGCTGACGCATTTCGAAGAGAGTGGCGACGGGCGCTATTTCATCATCCTCGAAGGGCTCACCCGCTTTCGGATCCTGCATGAGTTGACGGTGATGACGCCCTATCGGCAATGCGTCATCTCGGCCGATGACTATGCCGCCGATTTCACCCGCGATCATGGCGAGGAGGCCGTCGATCGCGTCCGCTTCGTCAAGATGATGCGCGATTATGCCGAGTTCGCCAATTTCGAGCTCAATTGGGAAGAAATCGAATCGACCGGTACGGCGGACCTCGTCAATTTCTGCTGCATGGTCTCGCCCTATGGCGCCGCAGAAAAGCAGGTCCTGCTCGAGGCCCCGACACTGGAAGCGCGGGCGGAAACGCTGATTGCCATGACCGAATATGAAATGGCGCGCGGCGGCTCGGACGGCGCGGCGCCGATCAACTGA
- a CDS encoding Trm112 family protein produces MAEPPVDPRHVVDPQTLEMLVCPLTKTRLTLSADRSELISVAARLAFPIVKGVPLLSLDEARNVDPEELQRLSR; encoded by the coding sequence ATGGCCGAGCCGCCTGTTGATCCGCGCCATGTGGTGGACCCCCAGACCCTCGAAATGCTGGTCTGCCCCTTGACCAAGACCCGGCTGACGCTCTCGGCCGACCGCAGCGAACTGATCTCGGTGGCGGCGCGATTGGCCTTTCCCATCGTCAAGGGCGTACCGCTCCTGAGCCTGGACGAAGCGCGCAATGTCGACCCCGAGGAATTGCAGCGCCTTTCGCGGTAG
- a CDS encoding FAD-dependent monooxygenase, with protein MTKTAAEQHDVIIVGAGPVGLTLALALTRSAPGIRVALVDRRPLSVPRDNRASAIAAGVRRVFEALGVWEPMAAQSQPIAAMHITDSGTGDLARPLFLRFDGEVAPGEPFAHMVPNQASAAALMDAVGDSIVMVAPAEISDWSGADALGRLVLADGRVLQAPLIVAADGAQSGLRQRAGIGTIGHDYGQTGLVATIAHELPHAGVAYEHFRPAGPFASLPLPGNRSSLVWTETQDAAPRFLAMPAEELALEIEAVMGSSLGRVTLEDRLMGFPLRLQLARSFIGPRLALVGDAAHVVHPIAGQGLNLGLKDVAALAEVIVDAMRLGLDHGSVDVLERYQSWRRLDTASMAMVTDGMNRLFSNDVAPVRALRDFGLGLVDRTGPVKSALIRAASGVGGGAPKLLGGMPI; from the coding sequence ATGACCAAGACGGCCGCCGAGCAGCATGACGTCATCATTGTGGGGGCCGGCCCCGTGGGCCTGACCCTGGCGCTGGCGCTGACGCGATCGGCCCCCGGCATCAGGGTGGCGCTGGTGGACCGGCGGCCGCTGAGCGTGCCGCGGGATAATCGTGCCTCGGCGATTGCCGCTGGTGTGCGGCGGGTGTTCGAGGCCCTGGGGGTGTGGGAACCGATGGCGGCGCAGAGTCAGCCTATTGCTGCCATGCACATCACCGATTCGGGCACGGGCGACCTGGCGCGGCCGCTATTCCTGCGGTTCGACGGCGAGGTGGCACCCGGCGAGCCCTTTGCCCATATGGTCCCCAACCAGGCGAGTGCCGCCGCCCTGATGGATGCCGTGGGGGACAGTATCGTCATGGTCGCCCCGGCGGAGATCAGCGACTGGTCCGGCGCCGACGCGCTGGGCCGGCTGGTGCTGGCCGATGGACGGGTGCTGCAGGCACCGCTGATCGTGGCGGCGGACGGCGCGCAATCCGGCCTGCGCCAGCGCGCCGGCATCGGCACGATCGGCCATGATTATGGGCAGACCGGGCTGGTGGCGACCATTGCCCATGAGCTGCCCCATGCGGGGGTGGCCTATGAACATTTTCGCCCGGCCGGCCCCTTTGCCAGCCTGCCGCTGCCCGGCAATCGCTCCTCGCTGGTCTGGACCGAGACCCAGGACGCGGCGCCGCGTTTTCTGGCGATGCCGGCCGAGGAACTGGCGCTCGAGATCGAGGCGGTGATGGGCTCGAGCCTGGGCCGGGTGACCCTGGAAGACAGGCTGATGGGCTTTCCGCTGCGTCTGCAGCTGGCCCGCAGCTTCATCGGGCCGCGCCTGGCTCTGGTCGGGGATGCCGCCCATGTGGTGCACCCGATCGCCGGGCAGGGGCTGAATCTGGGTCTCAAGGACGTGGCGGCCCTGGCCGAGGTGATCGTCGATGCCATGCGCCTCGGCCTCGACCATGGCTCGGTCGATGTGTTGGAGCGCTATCAGAGCTGGCGACGGCTCGACACCGCGTCCATGGCCATGGTCACCGACGGGATGAACCGGCTGTTTTCCAACGATGTGGCGCCGGTGCGGGCGCTGCGCGATTTCGGCCTTGGCCTGGTGGACCGCACCGGACCGGTCAAATCCGCCCTTATTCGCGCGGCCTCCGGCGTCGGGGGCGGTGCACCAAAACTGCTCGGTGGCATGCCCATCTGA
- a CDS encoding P-II family nitrogen regulator gives MKLVVAIIKPSRLEEVRQALNSLDVHGMTVTEVKGYGRQKGHSEIYRGTEYAVHFLPKLKVEIAVDDGIADAVSAAIRDAAQTGRIGDGKIFVLDLLAVTRIRTGETGASAL, from the coding sequence ATGAAACTGGTGGTTGCAATCATCAAACCATCACGGCTCGAGGAAGTGCGGCAGGCGCTCAATTCCCTCGACGTGCACGGCATGACCGTCACCGAGGTCAAGGGCTATGGTCGCCAGAAGGGCCATTCCGAGATCTATCGCGGCACCGAATATGCGGTGCACTTCCTGCCCAAGCTCAAGGTCGAGATCGCTGTCGACGACGGCATTGCCGATGCGGTGAGCGCCGCCATCCGTGACGCCGCACAGACCGGCCGCATCGGCGATGGCAAGATCTTCGTGCTCGACCTCTTGGCCGTAACCCGCATCCGCACCGGCGAGACCGGCGCCTCCGCACTCTGA